A genomic region of uncultured Paludibaculum sp. contains the following coding sequences:
- a CDS encoding glycine betaine ABC transporter substrate-binding protein, whose protein sequence is MPGFRRRPLVWTLCLGSLLVSACSRPAPQLIVGSKEGPENQILGEILAQHLSKQLPSLQIVRRFGLGNSAFVNASLLNGDISLYPEYSGTALFQVLKIQPDRGDDPLLDQLREGYRTNFRCEWFGPLGFRDKRVFLVPRGVAEKRQVRTLSEAGANHQGWAIGSAREFRDRPDGLVLLTRKYEFQLSAPARILDSEALFTALGKEEITLGATRASDPRLGKDDVVQLEDDQQVFPLYEAGIVVKIEALETHPQLANVLKQLYGKITIESMRSMMRRVEFENAAAADLATEFLRTAGL, encoded by the coding sequence TTCGACGTAGGCCATTGGTCTGGACGTTGTGTCTCGGATCACTTCTGGTCTCGGCCTGTAGTCGCCCTGCGCCGCAACTGATCGTCGGCAGCAAGGAAGGCCCCGAAAACCAGATCCTCGGCGAAATCCTCGCCCAACATCTCTCCAAACAGCTGCCGTCACTTCAGATTGTCCGCAGGTTCGGCTTAGGCAACAGCGCGTTCGTCAACGCGTCTCTCCTCAACGGCGACATCAGCCTCTACCCTGAGTATTCCGGCACCGCCCTCTTCCAGGTCCTCAAAATCCAACCCGATCGCGGGGATGATCCTCTGCTCGACCAGCTTCGCGAGGGCTATCGAACCAACTTCCGCTGCGAATGGTTCGGCCCGCTAGGCTTCCGGGACAAGAGGGTCTTCCTGGTGCCACGCGGCGTGGCGGAGAAACGCCAAGTCCGGACTCTGAGTGAAGCCGGTGCCAACCACCAGGGCTGGGCCATCGGCAGCGCCCGCGAGTTCCGTGACCGGCCCGATGGCCTGGTGCTTCTCACCCGGAAGTACGAGTTCCAGCTCAGCGCTCCGGCCCGGATTCTGGACAGCGAAGCCCTCTTCACGGCTCTCGGGAAGGAGGAGATCACGCTGGGCGCCACGCGCGCGAGCGATCCGCGCCTGGGTAAGGACGACGTCGTCCAACTTGAGGACGATCAACAGGTCTTCCCCCTCTACGAGGCGGGCATCGTCGTGAAAATAGAGGCCCTGGAGACCCATCCCCAGCTCGCGAACGTCCTGAAGCAGTTATATGGGAAAATCACAATTGAGAGTATGCGGTCCATGATGCGCCGAGTCGAGTTTGAGAATGCGGCCGCCGCGGACCTCGCTACGGAATTTCTGAGAACCGCGGGCCTCTAG
- a CDS encoding aminotransferase class I/II-fold pyridoxal phosphate-dependent enzyme translates to MTITHGGNLFAISRERGWDWREVLDLSASINPLGPAPGVRAAIEGALDRICHYPGQLPSELEAALAAEWRVGPQQVMAGGGATELLHFVARIGWNGPTAVVTPVWNEFYRAFPHALRLSMDDPERWPQRGLLILSQPVNPTGVEIPVEILRRAIAGREGPVLVDESFIEFTRTESAVWWTEHHPNLLVLRSLSKFYALPGLRVGALVGSTEWMERLNRRREPWQVGTLAEAAALAAIADHEHAERTREVVETERRWLLEELSGLEGLRFAPGIANFLFAETDRPATEICDWFLDRKIILRNCTRLPGVTGEAIRFAVRTRPENERFVQAAKEFFCTPHE, encoded by the coding sequence TTGACCATCACCCACGGTGGAAATCTGTTTGCGATCAGCCGGGAACGCGGCTGGGACTGGCGGGAGGTGTTGGACCTCAGCGCAAGTATCAACCCGTTGGGACCCGCACCCGGTGTCCGCGCGGCCATCGAGGGAGCCCTGGACCGGATTTGTCACTATCCGGGCCAGTTGCCTAGCGAGCTTGAGGCAGCGCTGGCTGCCGAATGGCGCGTCGGCCCACAGCAGGTGATGGCCGGCGGAGGAGCCACCGAATTGCTCCACTTCGTCGCCCGCATCGGTTGGAACGGTCCCACCGCCGTCGTCACCCCGGTCTGGAACGAGTTTTACCGCGCCTTCCCTCACGCCCTGCGGCTTTCGATGGACGACCCGGAGCGCTGGCCGCAGCGCGGTCTGCTGATCCTCAGCCAGCCCGTGAATCCCACCGGAGTCGAGATCCCGGTGGAGATCCTGCGGCGTGCCATTGCCGGCCGCGAAGGGCCGGTCCTGGTTGACGAAAGCTTCATCGAGTTCACCCGCACCGAATCGGCCGTCTGGTGGACTGAACACCATCCCAACCTGTTGGTTCTGCGGTCCTTGTCCAAATTCTATGCGCTGCCCGGTCTGCGTGTCGGTGCGTTGGTGGGCTCCACCGAATGGATGGAACGCCTGAACCGCCGCCGCGAGCCGTGGCAGGTGGGCACCCTGGCGGAGGCCGCCGCCCTGGCCGCCATTGCCGACCACGAGCACGCCGAGAGAACTCGGGAAGTCGTTGAAACTGAACGCCGCTGGCTGCTCGAAGAGCTCTCCGGCCTGGAAGGCCTGCGCTTCGCCCCCGGCATCGCCAACTTCCTTTTCGCCGAGACAGACCGCCCGGCCACCGAGATCTGCGACTGGTTCCTCGACCGCAAAATCATCCTCCGCAACTGCACACGGCTGCCTGGCGTCACCGGCGAAGCCATTCGTTTTGCCGTGCGCACGCGGCCCGAGAATGAGCGTTTTGTCCAGGCGGCCAAGGAGTTCTTTTGCACGCCTCACGAGTAG
- a CDS encoding helical backbone metal receptor, with protein MHASRVAWLLAATAVLCPAAEPRRIISTAPSITEILYALGLGDRVAGVTQYCRYPVEAQQKPKIGSFLEPDFERILSLKPDLVLVIKNPIQVAEKLRKLGVRAEEINQDSVEDVFRSIELIGQWTGSTAAARKMTAGMRSQLDEIRAKTKGQLRKKTLFLVGRSPGTLQGMVAAGPRTFIDELVGIAGGTNLLQNSPIQYPKVSVEQVLAGDPDVILDMGDFAHLEGKPLEARNDFLTLWSRYPQLRAVRSKQVIQIDSDVFIHPGPRIGIAVRALYQNLHGAKAR; from the coding sequence TTGCACGCCTCACGAGTAGCCTGGCTGCTGGCCGCCACCGCCGTCCTCTGTCCCGCGGCCGAACCCAGGCGCATTATCTCGACCGCCCCGTCCATTACTGAAATCCTTTACGCTCTTGGGCTTGGCGACCGGGTCGCGGGTGTGACGCAGTACTGCCGCTACCCCGTCGAGGCCCAGCAGAAACCCAAGATCGGTTCGTTTCTGGAGCCGGACTTCGAGCGGATTCTGTCGCTCAAGCCCGATCTGGTCCTCGTCATCAAGAATCCGATCCAGGTGGCGGAAAAACTGCGAAAGCTCGGCGTGCGCGCCGAGGAGATCAATCAGGACTCCGTCGAAGACGTCTTCCGTTCCATCGAACTCATCGGCCAGTGGACCGGCTCAACCGCCGCGGCCCGCAAAATGACCGCCGGCATGCGGTCCCAACTGGACGAGATCCGCGCGAAGACCAAGGGGCAACTCCGCAAGAAGACGCTCTTCCTCGTGGGCCGGTCACCGGGCACGCTCCAGGGCATGGTCGCCGCCGGGCCCAGGACCTTCATTGACGAACTCGTCGGCATTGCCGGAGGAACCAACCTCCTGCAGAATTCGCCCATCCAGTATCCGAAGGTATCGGTGGAGCAGGTTCTGGCCGGCGACCCAGATGTGATCCTCGACATGGGCGACTTCGCCCATCTGGAAGGCAAGCCGCTGGAAGCGCGCAACGATTTCCTCACCCTCTGGTCCAGATACCCGCAGTTGCGTGCGGTCCGGTCAAAACAGGTCATCCAGATCGACTCCGACGTCTTTATCCATCCCGGTCCGCGCATCGGCATCGCGGTACGCGCGCTCTATCAGAACCTGCACGGGGCCAAAGCCCGATGA
- a CDS encoding ABC transporter ATP-binding protein — protein sequence MSVSYALDGVGMSYGEADVLSDVTLRFDQPGMVALTGPNGAGKSTLLNIMSGLRGGFRGSCKLNGKDIAAWPRRDFARQVALVPQSLKIDFPFTAEQVVLMGRTPYAGGLFENPEDWAAVAKAMELTDIAQFRHRDFRALSGGERQRVVLASALAQEPRALLLDEPTTFLDLQHQLSIYSLLRNLSREGLLVIAVTHDLNLAAAYSDRVVALKNGRVAADADPCQALAADKIREVFGVEAEWLQRPGGKPWIAYGD from the coding sequence ATGAGTGTTAGTTACGCGCTCGACGGCGTCGGCATGAGCTACGGCGAGGCTGACGTGCTGTCGGACGTCACCCTTCGATTCGACCAGCCAGGCATGGTGGCGCTCACCGGACCGAACGGAGCGGGCAAGTCCACTCTTTTGAATATTATGTCCGGGCTGCGCGGCGGCTTCCGGGGCTCCTGCAAACTGAACGGCAAGGACATCGCCGCGTGGCCGCGGCGCGACTTTGCGCGCCAGGTCGCGCTGGTGCCGCAGAGCCTGAAGATCGACTTCCCGTTCACCGCCGAACAGGTGGTGCTGATGGGCCGCACGCCCTACGCAGGCGGGCTGTTTGAGAACCCCGAGGACTGGGCGGCCGTGGCCAAGGCCATGGAATTGACCGACATCGCCCAGTTTCGCCACCGCGATTTCCGGGCCTTGAGCGGCGGCGAACGGCAGCGCGTCGTACTCGCCTCGGCGCTGGCGCAGGAACCGCGCGCTCTTCTGCTGGACGAACCCACCACGTTCCTCGATCTCCAGCACCAGCTTTCGATCTACTCGCTGCTGAGGAACCTGTCCCGCGAAGGGCTGCTGGTGATCGCCGTCACACACGACCTGAACTTGGCCGCCGCGTACTCCGACCGTGTCGTGGCATTGAAGAACGGGCGTGTCGCCGCCGATGCGGATCCTTGCCAGGCTCTGGCCGCGGACAAGATCCGTGAGGTGTTCGGCGTCGAAGCCGAATGGCTGCAGCGCCCTGGCGGAAAGCCGTGGATCGCCTATGGGGATTGA
- a CDS encoding iron ABC transporter permease: MGIEPVTPARVVRILVAALIVTALVGLITPLIGPTTIHLGRAFRGEWPDAQMFFGVRLPRTILALLAGGALATAGVLFQALLRDALATPYTLGVSSGASLGAVIAICLGMQRVAGLPAVWVAALLGAAAVLILVVAVAAEGRRMSSFTLLLAGVTINSVVMSLIMLLHNMASVGQSFAIVHWLMGNIDPVDAGTLWWMAAIILPVCGGLCVLARQWNLMSVGEEWAASRGASPQKLLMVGYLCGSLLTAVVTAVTGPIGFIGLVVPHAVRLKLGGDHRLLMPVSFLLGAALLTVCDTVARTILAVEIPVSVVTALIGGPFFIALLRSRRRSLWL, encoded by the coding sequence ATGGGGATTGAACCCGTTACCCCGGCGCGCGTCGTCCGGATCCTGGTCGCAGCGCTGATCGTCACCGCGCTGGTGGGTTTGATCACTCCGCTGATCGGGCCCACCACGATTCACCTCGGCCGAGCTTTTCGAGGAGAATGGCCCGACGCACAGATGTTCTTCGGCGTCCGCCTGCCGCGCACCATCCTCGCCCTGCTGGCTGGGGGCGCGCTGGCCACCGCGGGCGTCCTGTTCCAAGCTCTGCTGCGCGACGCCCTGGCCACACCCTACACCCTGGGTGTTTCGAGCGGCGCTTCGCTGGGCGCTGTGATCGCCATCTGTCTCGGAATGCAGCGGGTGGCCGGACTCCCCGCTGTCTGGGTCGCCGCCCTGTTGGGCGCGGCGGCGGTACTGATATTAGTTGTAGCCGTGGCCGCCGAAGGCCGCCGGATGTCATCGTTTACCCTGCTGCTAGCCGGTGTCACTATCAACAGCGTCGTGATGTCGTTGATCATGCTGCTGCACAACATGGCCAGCGTGGGACAGAGCTTCGCGATTGTGCATTGGCTGATGGGCAACATCGATCCGGTGGACGCCGGCACGCTGTGGTGGATGGCTGCCATCATCCTGCCTGTTTGCGGTGGATTGTGCGTCCTGGCGCGGCAGTGGAATCTGATGTCGGTGGGCGAAGAGTGGGCGGCCTCGCGCGGCGCGTCGCCACAGAAGTTGCTGATGGTGGGCTATCTGTGCGGATCGCTGCTGACGGCCGTGGTCACGGCGGTCACCGGCCCCATCGGCTTTATTGGCCTGGTGGTGCCGCATGCCGTGCGCCTCAAGTTGGGCGGAGACCATCGGCTGCTAATGCCGGTGTCGTTCCTGCTGGGTGCCGCGCTGCTGACCGTTTGTGATACGGTGGCGCGTACCATCCTCGCGGTGGAGATTCCGGTGAGCGTGGTCACCGCTCTGATCGGCGGTCCGTTCTTCATCGCGCTGCTGAGAAGTCGAAGGAGGAGTCTATGGCTTTAG
- a CDS encoding bifunctional adenosylcobinamide kinase/adenosylcobinamide-phosphate guanylyltransferase, producing MALAVVGGGRRSGKSRYALALASAHGPKLGFIATLRPDDEESAQKVERARDERGAEFMTVEEPLAIAELIEARASVFDSVVIDDLTLWVSNLVMAGRTDEEVEQEANRLIELARNCKSEIVVVTSDVDFGFPMDPEPSRQFRRLAGLVNRLAAEAASRLYWMVFGVPKRIR from the coding sequence ATGGCTTTAGCGGTCGTGGGCGGTGGGCGCCGCTCCGGCAAGAGCCGTTATGCCTTGGCGCTAGCCAGCGCGCACGGTCCGAAATTGGGATTTATCGCGACACTGCGGCCCGACGACGAGGAGTCGGCGCAGAAGGTGGAGCGGGCGCGCGACGAACGCGGAGCGGAGTTCATGACAGTGGAAGAGCCGCTCGCCATCGCGGAACTGATCGAGGCGCGCGCCTCGGTCTTCGACTCGGTGGTAATCGACGATCTCACGTTGTGGGTTTCGAACCTCGTGATGGCCGGCCGAACCGACGAGGAAGTGGAGCAGGAAGCGAACCGGTTGATCGAACTGGCCCGCAACTGCAAATCGGAGATCGTCGTGGTGACCAGCGATGTCGATTTCGGATTTCCGATGGACCCCGAGCCTTCGCGCCAGTTCCGGCGTCTGGCCGGGCTCGTCAACCGGCTGGCTGCCGAAGCCGCCTCCCGCCTTTACTGGATGGTCTTCGGAGTTCCCAAACGGATTCGATGA
- a CDS encoding nicotinate-nucleotide--dimethylbenzimidazole phosphoribosyltransferase: MIPALLRENLDRIQPLLDRAVASAITDNWAARTKHSGGLGQIESLVVHYGLIHGTSTPQIQRKGLYVFTSDHGIVQEGLTAEAQDATALLSRQFLRGGSAAQVICREARIEPVLVDMGGRTEGEPGALNHRIADGAANICHGPAMTEAQVNAALEAGLRLAESAAGRFDVVGLGQIGVGASASASAMLSAMTGRDASETTGRAEGLDDATLNRKVQAVRTAAARNHADTHSPYGALRCLGGLDIAAMTGFIVGAAARRLPVVVDGFVAGAAAMAARGLSPDCLDAVMFSSLSPDRAHAVLMKFLSVEPILDLGLRESAGLGAALAIQLLETSVRLYQEISTREQA, from the coding sequence ATGATACCTGCACTCCTGCGAGAAAACCTCGATCGGATCCAGCCGCTGCTGGACCGTGCCGTAGCCTCGGCGATTACTGACAACTGGGCTGCCCGGACGAAGCATTCCGGCGGGTTGGGCCAGATCGAATCCCTGGTTGTGCACTACGGGCTGATTCATGGCACCAGCACGCCGCAAATTCAACGCAAAGGTCTGTACGTGTTCACGTCGGACCACGGCATCGTCCAGGAGGGTCTGACCGCCGAGGCGCAGGATGCCACGGCGCTGCTCTCGCGGCAGTTTCTGCGCGGAGGTTCAGCCGCGCAGGTGATCTGCCGGGAGGCGCGCATCGAGCCTGTTCTCGTGGACATGGGCGGCCGCACCGAGGGGGAACCGGGCGCCCTGAATCACCGCATCGCCGACGGCGCGGCCAACATCTGCCACGGACCGGCGATGACCGAAGCACAGGTGAACGCCGCCCTCGAAGCCGGTCTGCGTCTGGCCGAGAGTGCCGCCGGCCGCTTCGACGTGGTGGGCCTGGGGCAGATTGGCGTTGGCGCCTCGGCATCCGCCTCGGCGATGCTCAGCGCCATGACCGGCCGTGACGCGTCAGAAACGACGGGCCGCGCCGAGGGACTGGACGACGCGACGTTGAACCGCAAGGTGCAGGCCGTGCGTACGGCGGCGGCGCGCAACCATGCCGACACGCACTCTCCCTACGGCGCGCTGCGCTGCCTGGGCGGGCTGGATATCGCAGCCATGACAGGATTCATTGTCGGAGCCGCGGCGCGGCGCCTGCCGGTGGTTGTCGACGGTTTCGTGGCCGGGGCCGCCGCCATGGCGGCGCGCGGACTGTCGCCGGACTGCCTGGATGCGGTGATGTTTTCCAGCCTTTCACCCGATCGCGCGCACGCCGTCCTGATGAAGTTCCTGTCGGTCGAACCCATTCTCGACCTGGGCCTGCGGGAAAGTGCCGGACTGGGCGCCGCACTGGCCATCCAGCTACTGGAGACTTCCGTCCGGTTGTACCAGGAAATCTCCACGCGCGAACAGGCGTGA
- a CDS encoding ABC transporter permease — MINRLVFENLKHRKLRTALSCLSIGFQVSMILAVVGLSHGMLQDSINRAKGVGADIMIKPPGASAISLSSASMPEKFLAYFAARPHVSKVAGINVQAYSGLSTITGINLDEFAALSGGMKYLEGGPFKDKNDMIVDDWYAEQSKKKVGDTVNALNINWRICGIVPAGKLARQLVSLKQLQAVTNSDDKISQAFLKVDRKENVQSVIAALKAVPELEGYGIYSIEEFVSLFSVNNVPALKGFIYVITGLSVIVGFLVVGLTMYTTVLERTREIGILKALGASPGDVMGILVRETLVLSVVGWICGILLSMLANWAINHFIHANMQSELAPDWWPTALAISLTAGLLGAVYPGMRAARQDAIEALSYE; from the coding sequence TTGATCAACCGCCTTGTTTTCGAGAATCTGAAGCATCGTAAGCTCCGCACCGCCCTTAGCTGCCTATCCATTGGATTTCAGGTCTCCATGATCCTGGCCGTGGTGGGTCTGAGCCACGGCATGTTGCAGGACTCCATCAACCGCGCCAAGGGCGTGGGCGCCGACATCATGATCAAACCGCCCGGCGCCTCCGCCATCAGCCTGAGCAGCGCCAGCATGCCCGAGAAGTTCCTGGCGTACTTCGCGGCCCGGCCGCACGTCTCCAAGGTGGCCGGCATCAACGTGCAGGCTTATTCCGGCTTGAGCACCATCACCGGCATCAACCTCGACGAGTTCGCGGCGCTCAGTGGCGGCATGAAGTATCTCGAGGGCGGCCCTTTCAAAGACAAGAACGACATGATCGTCGACGACTGGTATGCCGAACAGTCGAAGAAGAAGGTCGGCGACACGGTAAACGCCCTCAACATCAACTGGCGTATCTGCGGCATTGTTCCGGCCGGCAAGCTGGCCCGGCAGCTCGTCTCGCTGAAGCAGTTGCAGGCGGTCACCAACAGCGACGACAAGATCAGCCAGGCGTTCCTGAAGGTCGACAGGAAAGAGAACGTCCAGTCCGTCATCGCCGCCCTGAAGGCCGTGCCGGAACTGGAGGGCTATGGCATCTACTCCATTGAGGAGTTCGTCAGCCTGTTCTCCGTCAACAACGTGCCGGCGCTCAAGGGTTTCATCTACGTCATCACGGGGCTCTCGGTGATTGTCGGCTTCCTGGTGGTGGGCCTGACGATGTATACGACGGTGCTGGAACGAACCCGGGAGATCGGAATTCTCAAGGCCCTGGGCGCTTCGCCGGGCGACGTGATGGGCATTCTGGTGCGGGAGACGCTGGTGCTCTCGGTGGTGGGCTGGATCTGCGGCATCCTGCTCTCCATGCTCGCCAACTGGGCCATCAATCATTTCATTCACGCCAACATGCAATCGGAACTCGCGCCGGACTGGTGGCCCACCGCGCTGGCCATCTCGCTGACGGCCGGACTTCTGGGTGCCGTGTATCCCGGTATGCGGGCCGCACGGCAGGACGCCATTGAGGCTCTCTCGTACGAATAA
- a CDS encoding ABC transporter ATP-binding protein: MADPIIRVQNLKKNYRVGEIDVPALRGVSLDIQPGEFVSIVGPSGSGKSTLFHILGGLASPSSGTVMIGGEDLSTITDSERTRLRRTKVGFVFQRYNLLPTLTAMGNIEMARYFGGNAGPLDTDFVELLKTLGIHHRLHHKPRALSGGEQQRVAIARALVNHPAILLADEPTGNLDTENSVKVLDVLRELNNRLGQTILMITHNPEAAAYGHRTVQMRDGRIVGDS; this comes from the coding sequence ATGGCAGACCCGATTATCCGCGTCCAGAATCTTAAGAAGAACTACCGCGTCGGCGAGATCGACGTGCCCGCGCTACGCGGTGTCTCTCTCGACATCCAGCCGGGGGAGTTCGTGTCCATCGTCGGCCCCTCCGGTTCCGGCAAGTCCACGCTGTTTCACATCCTGGGCGGTTTGGCCTCGCCATCGTCCGGCACTGTCATGATCGGCGGCGAGGACCTTTCTACCATCACCGACAGCGAACGCACGCGGCTGCGCCGCACCAAGGTCGGGTTCGTTTTCCAGCGCTACAACCTGCTGCCCACGCTGACGGCGATGGGCAACATCGAGATGGCCCGCTACTTTGGCGGCAACGCCGGCCCGCTCGACACCGACTTCGTCGAACTGCTCAAGACACTGGGCATCCACCACCGTCTGCACCACAAGCCCCGGGCCCTATCGGGCGGCGAACAACAGCGCGTGGCCATTGCCCGAGCGCTGGTAAACCACCCCGCCATCCTTCTGGCGGACGAGCCGACCGGCAACCTCGACACCGAGAACTCCGTCAAGGTCCTGGATGTCCTGCGCGAACTCAATAACCGCCTGGGCCAGACCATCCTGATGATCACGCACAACCCCGAGGCGGCCGCGTATGGCCACCGTACGGTGCAGATGCGGGATGGCCGCATCGTCGGCGATAGCTAG
- a CDS encoding ROK family protein: MSILAIDIGGTKFTMALFEGDQMVRRTSLATDREGGRAWMLDRIGAIGDEWRGAQAYEAVGVGFGGPVNFETQQVVLSTHVGGWQDFDLPAWLKARFGAPVWMDNDANVGALGEGVFGAGKGLRPLFYMTLSTGIGGGILTHEGVYRGADSYAGEIGHMNIRPDGPDCLCGSNGCFERMCCGLWLERDHGRPARELLTDPEFVRTYVVDLARGLKAALMLLNPAAIVIGGGISKAGDALFVPLREELNRQMTAWSKARRNVVPAALGDDSVLWGALELARVMRRTSPAKA, encoded by the coding sequence ATGAGCATTCTGGCAATCGATATCGGTGGGACGAAATTCACAATGGCGCTCTTCGAGGGCGATCAGATGGTCAGGCGCACTTCGCTGGCCACCGATCGTGAGGGCGGGCGGGCCTGGATGCTCGACCGTATCGGAGCCATCGGCGACGAGTGGCGCGGCGCCCAGGCCTATGAGGCTGTTGGCGTCGGCTTTGGCGGACCGGTGAATTTCGAGACCCAGCAGGTAGTGCTGTCCACGCACGTTGGCGGCTGGCAGGACTTCGATCTGCCCGCCTGGCTCAAGGCTCGTTTCGGGGCGCCCGTCTGGATGGACAACGACGCCAACGTCGGAGCCCTGGGGGAAGGTGTCTTCGGAGCAGGGAAGGGCCTGCGTCCCCTGTTCTACATGACCTTGTCCACCGGCATCGGCGGCGGAATTCTCACCCATGAGGGCGTCTACCGCGGAGCCGACTCCTACGCCGGTGAAATCGGTCACATGAACATCCGGCCCGATGGCCCGGACTGCCTCTGCGGTTCGAATGGCTGCTTTGAACGGATGTGCTGCGGGCTGTGGCTCGAGCGCGATCACGGCCGTCCGGCGCGCGAGTTGCTCACCGATCCGGAGTTCGTCCGGACCTACGTCGTGGATCTCGCCCGCGGACTCAAGGCGGCCCTGATGCTACTCAACCCGGCCGCGATCGTGATCGGCGGCGGTATCAGTAAGGCGGGCGACGCTCTCTTTGTGCCGCTGCGTGAGGAGCTGAACCGTCAGATGACCGCATGGTCGAAGGCGCGCCGCAATGTCGTGCCCGCCGCGCTGGGCGACGACAGCGTGCTGTGGGGCGCCCTGGAGCTGGCGCGCGTCATGCGGCGTACCTCGCCAGCCAAGGCATAA
- a CDS encoding CAAX prenyl protease-related protein, translated as MAGRSFLSPQLLAYAGPFGVFVALMMILPRLDLPIRANLAIWLTLCSAAIFLWSRRVLEFRPSQWVLSTLLGVTVFAIWIAPDLLFAGWRSHWLFQNAATGELKTSLPAQALSDTASLAMRVMRASLIVPIVEELFWRGWLMRWLVDPKFEEVPLGTFSQGSFWGVAVMFALEHGPYWDVGLLAGILYGWWMVRTKRLSDLILAHAVTNVCLCAYVLHTGQWEYWL; from the coding sequence ATGGCCGGTCGTAGTTTCCTCTCCCCACAACTGCTGGCGTACGCGGGGCCGTTCGGGGTCTTTGTGGCCCTGATGATGATCCTGCCGCGGCTCGATCTGCCGATCCGCGCCAATCTGGCCATCTGGTTGACGCTCTGCTCGGCGGCCATCTTCCTGTGGAGCCGCCGCGTACTCGAGTTCCGGCCGTCGCAGTGGGTGCTGAGCACCCTGCTAGGGGTGACGGTCTTCGCGATCTGGATCGCGCCCGATCTGCTGTTTGCAGGCTGGCGCTCGCACTGGTTGTTTCAGAACGCGGCTACCGGCGAATTGAAAACCAGTCTGCCCGCCCAGGCCCTTTCCGATACCGCCTCCCTGGCGATGCGCGTAATGCGCGCCAGCCTGATTGTGCCCATTGTCGAAGAACTGTTCTGGCGCGGCTGGCTGATGCGTTGGCTTGTCGATCCTAAGTTCGAGGAGGTGCCCCTGGGCACTTTCTCACAGGGCAGCTTCTGGGGTGTGGCTGTGATGTTCGCCCTGGAGCACGGTCCCTATTGGGACGTCGGATTGCTCGCCGGAATCCTCTACGGCTGGTGGATGGTGCGAACGAAACGGCTGAGCGACCTCATCCTCGCCCATGCCGTCACCAATGTCTGCCTGTGCGCCTACGTTCTGCACACCGGGCAGTGGGAGTATTGGCTGTGA